A genome region from Triticum aestivum cultivar Chinese Spring chromosome 2B, IWGSC CS RefSeq v2.1, whole genome shotgun sequence includes the following:
- the LOC123041398 gene encoding monooxygenase 2 isoform X1 — translation MADRGGKAPAWTSAAAAVDVDAEVVIVGAGIAGLATALALRRLGMGAAGGGVLVLERHAELRSTGAALTIFPNGWFALRALGVAHKLTSRYDAFETSRVTTLETGATQVFRFAGRKSSSGDVRVRPMHRKALLEALAEELPPGTIRFSSKLASIATEKAQGSPEIAVLRLDDGTVIRSKVLIGCDGVHSVVSQWLGLSEPASSGRSAVRGLAVYPDGHGLKKELRQFLSEGLRAGMVPISHTDVYWFLVNNTVPAEQEAGTDPAKILREVTDNLGRHMPAEYLDVARHSDSGNLSWAPLLYRAPWAILRGPAARGAVTVAGDAFHPMTPDMAQGGCSALEDAVVLARALSRAATPADGVASYVAERRGRAAWLVAGAYLSGWVQQGGTNVRGVRGYMVRLFRDWIFYRFLFPRLADAMWFDCGDLVEPNAEGKTHSE, via the exons ATGGCCGATCGCGGCGGCAAGGCACCAGCATGgacatcggcggcggcggccgtagaCGTCGACGCGGAGGTGGTCATCGTTGGCGCCGGGATCGCGGGGCTCGCGACCGCGCTGGCGCTGCGGCGGCTCGGCATGGGCGCTGCTGGCGGCGGCGTCCTGGTGCTGGAGCGGCACGCCGAGCTGCGGTCCACCGGCGCCGCGCTCACCATCTTCCCCAACGGCTGGTTCGCGCTCCGCGCGCTCGGCGTCGCGCACAAGCTCACCTCCCGCTACGATGCCTTCGAAAC ATCCCGAGTGACAACTCTGGAAACTGGAGCAACGCAGGTGTTCCGCTTTGCTGGGCGTAAAAGCAG CAGCGGCGACGTGAGAGTGAGACCGATGCATCGGAAGGCGCTGCTGGAGGCGCTCGCGGAGGAGCTGCCTCCTGGCACCATCAGGTTCTCGTCCAAGCTCGCCTCGATCGCCACCGAGAAGGCGCAGGGTTCCCCGGAGATCGCAGTCCTACGGTTAGACGACGGTACGGTGATCCGATCCAAG GTGCTGATCGGGTGCGACGGGGTGCACTCGGTGGTATCGCAGTGGCTGGGCCTGTCGGAGCCGGCGAGCTCAGGCCGGTCCGCCGTCCGCGGGCTCGCCGTGTACCCGGACGGGCACGGCCTGAAGAAGGAGCTCCGGCAGTTCCTCTCGGAGGGTCTGAGGGCCGGCATGGTGCCCATTAGCCACACCGATGTCTACTGGTTCCTCGTCAACAACACCGTCCCTGCAGAGCAGGAGGCCGGCACGGACCCCGCCAAGATCCTGCGGGAGGTCACGGACAACCTGGGCAGGCACATGCCGGCGGAGTACCTGGACGTGGCGCGCCACTCCGACTCCGGCAACCTGTCGTGGGCGCCGCTGCTGTACCGCGCCCCCTGGGCCATCCTCAGGGGCCCGGCGGCCCGCGGAGCGGTCACGGTGGCCGGCGACGCGTTCCACCCCATGACCCCAGACATGGCGCAGGGCGGGTGCTCCGCGCTGGAGGACGCGGTGGTGCTTGCGCGCGCTTTGTCTCGGGCGGCCACGCCCGCCGACGGCGTGGCCTCCTACGTGGCAGAGCGGCGTGGCCGAGCTGCCTGGCTGGTCGCCGGGGCATACCTGTCGGGCTGGGTCCAGCAGGGCGGGACCAACGTCCGGGGCGTGCGAGGGTACATGGTCAGGCTGTTTCGCGACTGGATCTTTTACAGGTTCTTGTTCCCCAGGCTCGCCGATGCAATGTGGTTCGATTGCGGCGACCTGGTGGAGCCAAACGCGGAGGGCAAGACCCACTCCGAGTAA
- the LOC123041398 gene encoding monooxygenase 2 isoform X2: MADRGGKAPAWTSAAAAVDVDAEVVIVGAGIAGLATALALRRLGMGAAGGGVLVLERHAELRSTGAALTIFPNGWFALRALGVAHKLTSRYDAFETSRVTTLETGATQVFRFAGRKSSGDVRVRPMHRKALLEALAEELPPGTIRFSSKLASIATEKAQGSPEIAVLRLDDGTVIRSKVLIGCDGVHSVVSQWLGLSEPASSGRSAVRGLAVYPDGHGLKKELRQFLSEGLRAGMVPISHTDVYWFLVNNTVPAEQEAGTDPAKILREVTDNLGRHMPAEYLDVARHSDSGNLSWAPLLYRAPWAILRGPAARGAVTVAGDAFHPMTPDMAQGGCSALEDAVVLARALSRAATPADGVASYVAERRGRAAWLVAGAYLSGWVQQGGTNVRGVRGYMVRLFRDWIFYRFLFPRLADAMWFDCGDLVEPNAEGKTHSE; the protein is encoded by the exons ATGGCCGATCGCGGCGGCAAGGCACCAGCATGgacatcggcggcggcggccgtagaCGTCGACGCGGAGGTGGTCATCGTTGGCGCCGGGATCGCGGGGCTCGCGACCGCGCTGGCGCTGCGGCGGCTCGGCATGGGCGCTGCTGGCGGCGGCGTCCTGGTGCTGGAGCGGCACGCCGAGCTGCGGTCCACCGGCGCCGCGCTCACCATCTTCCCCAACGGCTGGTTCGCGCTCCGCGCGCTCGGCGTCGCGCACAAGCTCACCTCCCGCTACGATGCCTTCGAAAC ATCCCGAGTGACAACTCTGGAAACTGGAGCAACGCAGGTGTTCCGCTTTGCTGGGCGTAAAAGCAG CGGCGACGTGAGAGTGAGACCGATGCATCGGAAGGCGCTGCTGGAGGCGCTCGCGGAGGAGCTGCCTCCTGGCACCATCAGGTTCTCGTCCAAGCTCGCCTCGATCGCCACCGAGAAGGCGCAGGGTTCCCCGGAGATCGCAGTCCTACGGTTAGACGACGGTACGGTGATCCGATCCAAG GTGCTGATCGGGTGCGACGGGGTGCACTCGGTGGTATCGCAGTGGCTGGGCCTGTCGGAGCCGGCGAGCTCAGGCCGGTCCGCCGTCCGCGGGCTCGCCGTGTACCCGGACGGGCACGGCCTGAAGAAGGAGCTCCGGCAGTTCCTCTCGGAGGGTCTGAGGGCCGGCATGGTGCCCATTAGCCACACCGATGTCTACTGGTTCCTCGTCAACAACACCGTCCCTGCAGAGCAGGAGGCCGGCACGGACCCCGCCAAGATCCTGCGGGAGGTCACGGACAACCTGGGCAGGCACATGCCGGCGGAGTACCTGGACGTGGCGCGCCACTCCGACTCCGGCAACCTGTCGTGGGCGCCGCTGCTGTACCGCGCCCCCTGGGCCATCCTCAGGGGCCCGGCGGCCCGCGGAGCGGTCACGGTGGCCGGCGACGCGTTCCACCCCATGACCCCAGACATGGCGCAGGGCGGGTGCTCCGCGCTGGAGGACGCGGTGGTGCTTGCGCGCGCTTTGTCTCGGGCGGCCACGCCCGCCGACGGCGTGGCCTCCTACGTGGCAGAGCGGCGTGGCCGAGCTGCCTGGCTGGTCGCCGGGGCATACCTGTCGGGCTGGGTCCAGCAGGGCGGGACCAACGTCCGGGGCGTGCGAGGGTACATGGTCAGGCTGTTTCGCGACTGGATCTTTTACAGGTTCTTGTTCCCCAGGCTCGCCGATGCAATGTGGTTCGATTGCGGCGACCTGGTGGAGCCAAACGCGGAGGGCAAGACCCACTCCGAGTAA